The Haloterrigena turkmenica DSM 5511 genome includes the window GAGCAGGAACTTCAGGCTCCCGCTCTCGCGCTCGCCACAGATCGCCTTGTAGCTGACCATCAACGCGATGATCGGCACGAGAAAGCTCGCGGGCGTCTGCAGGGCGAAGACGAGATCGAGCGTCCCCTGTGCACCCTCTTCGCCGATTTCCGCGAAAAACTCTCCGAGCCGCGCGGCGGCGTACGCGCCGCCGAGCGTGAACAGGGCGAAGACGGCCGTCATCGCCATCAGCTTGCGCGACCGGACGGCGTCCTCGAACTCCTTTTTCGCGACGGTGACGGTACTCATGGGCGCATCCCCCGAGCGTCGCCCTCGGTGTAGGCCATAAACAGCTCCTCGAGCGAGGACTCGTCGGTCGCGAAGTCGTCGACGGTGACGCCGAACTCCTCGATCGTCCGGAGGACGGCCGACTTCGCCCGATCCTCGCAGGTCACGACGAGCGTCGTGCCGTCGGCCGAGACTTCGGAGACGCCGTCGACCGACCGGATCGCCTCGAGGGCCCCGCCGGAATCGTCGGGGACCCGATCGAGTTCGACGCGAAGCCGGGTCCGATCGGGCATGGAGTCCCGGAGCCCCTCGATGGTGTCCTCGGCGACCAGCTCGCCGTTCCGGAGGATGCCGACGCGGTCGCAGATCGCCTCGACCTGCCCGAGGATGTGACTCGAGAAGAAGACGGTCGCGCCGCGGCGGTTCTCCTCGCGGATGATCTCGCGCATCTCGCGGGCGGCGTTGGGATCCAGTCCGGTCGACGGCTCGTCCAGAATGAGGAGATCAGGCTCGCCGACCAGCGCCGTCGCGAGCATGAGCCGCTGGGCCATTCCCTTCGAGTAGCCGCCGGCTTTCCTGTCGGCCGCGTCGGCGATACCGACCCGCTCGAGGAGTTCGTCGGCGTCGTCGTCGGCGTTTTTCGACTCGATGGCGAACTCGACGTGTTTGCGGCCGGTCAGGCGGTCGTAGGTCTCGACGCCCTCGGGGAGGATGCCGGTCCGATTGCGGATCTCGAGGGTCTCCGCTCGAGCGTCGAGGCCGAAGACGCGCACCTCGCCGGCTGTCGGGCGGATGAAGTCCAAGATCAGGTTGATCGTCGTCGACTTCCCGGCGCCGTTGGGGCCGAGAAAGCCGTAGATCTCGCCGGACTGGACCGTGAGATCCAGCCCCTCGAGGGCCGTCTCCGACCCGTACCGCTTCGTCACGTCGGAAAGTTCAATTGTAGTCACAATATTAAATATCGTATTTCTATTCAATACACATATACGTTCTCCTGTTGAACGAGCCCCTCGAATAAGAGGAACGAGAACCGGAACGAGCGTTTCGGGCTCCGGAAGAGCCTCCGTCGCGAGCGGTTCGGCGCCGAAGCCCGTTCGGCGACGCTGGACGACCACGAGCGCTGGCTCGAGTTCGTGGACGCGATCCGCCGCTAGTACTAGCTTTTTCGGCGGGGCCGTGGTCGACCCCGTATGGCGACATCGGGAACCGGGGGCACCGCCGCTACTACCGACGACGGTACCGGCACGGCGGTGGCCCTCGAGGACGTCCGCAAGACCTACCAGCTGGGTGAACCGGTCCACGCGTTAGACGGCGTCTCCCTCGAGATTCCGCGCGGGTCCTACACCGCGATCATGGGGCCCAGCGGCTCGGGGAAGTCGACGCTGATGAACCTCGTGGGCTGTCTGGACACGCCGACGGCCGGCACCGTCGTCGTCGACGGGGAAGACGTGGCGGCGCTGACCGACCGCGAACGGACGACCCTCCGGGGGACGACGGTCGGCTTCGTCTTCCAGACGTTCAACCTCATGCCCCGGCTGAACGCCACGGAGAACGTCGCGCTCCCGCAGCTGTTCCAGGGTATCGATCGCGAACGGCGCCGCGAGCGGGCCCGCGACCTGCTCGAGCGGGTCGGCCTCGCGGATCGGGCGGACCACCTGCCGAACGAGCTCTCCGGCGGGCAGCGCCAGCGGGTCGCGCTCGCACGGGCGCTGGTCAACGATCCCGCCATCGTACTGGCCGACGAGCCGTCGGGCAATCTGGACACCGATACGGAGGCCGATATCCTCGATCTCTTCGGAGAGTTCCACGATGCCGGGACGACGATGGTCGTCGTCACCCACGAACGCCACGTCGCCGAACGCGCCGAGCGGATCGTCCACCTGCTCGACGGGAAGATCGAACGGATCGAGATCCTCGACGAGAGCGAGGGCCAGCGAAAGGATGACCCCTCGAGTCGGGATCGAACCGATTCCGGAGCGGACGACTGATGCGAGCGCTCGAGAGCCTGCGCCTGGCGTGGCGGTCGATCCGCGGCCACAAACTGCGGTCGTCGCTGACGACGCTGGGCATCGTGATCGGCATCGCGGCGGTGATCGCCTTCGTCACGCTCGGCGCGAGCCTACAGGAGGGAGTCCTCGGGGACGTCAGCCCCGACGACCGGCGCAACGTCTACGGCTGGGCCGCCGAGCCCGAGACCGAGGGCGGCCCGCTCGCGGGCGCCCAGCCGGTCTTCAGCCAGGACGATCTCGACGAAATCGAGCAACGGGAGGGGGTCGAAGCGGCCTACGGCTACATGCCGTTGTCCACGCAAGCCCTCGCCTACGAGGGCGAGATATCACCGCAGAGCGACGCCCTCGTGGCCGCCGGCCCCCCGTATATCCGAGAGGACACGCTCGCGGAGGGCCGCCAGTTCGAGCAGGGCGAGCGCGAGGCCGTCATCAATCCGGCCGTCGCCGGCCAGTTCGAGGGGGACGTCTCGGTCGGCGACGAGCTGACCATCGCCCTGCAGGGGGGCCAGCGGACGACCGTCACCGTCGTCGGCATCACCGAGAGCTCCGAGGGACTGAGCCCGTTCGAAGGGTTCGAGCCGTCGCCGCGGGTCTACGTCCCGACCGACCCCTTCTACACGGAGGACGCCGCCGCGTCGTTCCCGAGCGGCGACTCCGGTGGGGCGAACAACGACACCGACGGGAACGAAACCGAGACCGACGGAAACTCGGGCAACGGAACCGATGCAGACGGCGCGAACGACGCGGACGGCGCGGACGACGCGCTGTTCCTCGCGATCGTCGTCGAAGCGGAGTCGACCGACGACGCGGCGATCGAGCGAGCGAAGGCGAGCGCGCGGAGCTACCTCGAGAGCGGCGAGTCGGACGCCGGCGCGTTACTCGACGACGGCCTCGAGGTGCGACTGCAGACGAGCGCGGAGTTGCTCCAGCAACTCGAGGACGTGCTGAACCTGCTCCAGAACTTCATCGTCGGCATCGCGGCGATCTCGCTGATCGTGGGCTCGGTCGGCATCGCGAACATCATGCTGGTCTCGGTGACCGAGCGAACCCGCGAGATCGGGATCATGAAGGCCGTCGGGGCCCAGAACCGTGAGATCCTGGGGCTGTTTCTGGCCGAAGCGGTGGTTCTGGGCGTCATCGGCGCGATCCTCGGCACGGTGTTGGGCCTCGTCGCGGGCTATCTGGGCGCGTGGTACATCGACCTCCCGCTGGTCTACCCCCTCGAGTACGTCGCGTTGGCGATCGTCGTCGGCGTGCTCGTCGGGATCTTCGCGGGCCTGTACCCGGCCTGGCGGGCGGCGCGGACGGATCCGATCGACGCGCTCCGCTACGAGTGACGGAAGCGGCGATCGGCGACGTCGTCTCCCTAGAATCGTTCTGGGTCGACGTCCCGGTCGCGTTCCGTGTCTGACTCCGTCTCGGATTCGGAGCCGGACTCGCGCGCTCCGGGCCGCTCGCGCTCGGAATCGCGGTTCCGCAGCGAGTCCGCGCGGACGTCCGGCGGCCGGCTCGCGTCGAATGATCGCGATCGTTCCGACGAGAGACCGATCGTCTCCTGGGTCCGGCGCCGCTGGTCGGGATACTCGCGGGCGAGGAGCGCGCCGAGGTAGCCGCCGAGCAGCGACAGGCCGACGGTGTAGAGGAACAGAACCAGCCCGAATCCGACGATCGCCAGCGCCGCGATCGCGAAGCCCTCGATCGGCGCCTCGACGATCCCCATTCCGAACCCGAGGACTCCGAGGCCGAGCATCGCGAAGCCGGCGACCGGGAGGAAGGCGAGCGCCCCCGCGAGCGCGCCGGCGACCGCTCCCTGTCTGGCGTTCGGTCCCTCGAGAAAACCCGCTATAACGCCGCCGAGAACGGGCGAAAGCGGGATGAACGAGAGCACGACGCCGACGATAGCGCCGACGATCGCGTTGGCGAGCGTTCGGCCGGGAGCCATACCGAACGGACGACGGGCGTGGTAAAAAGTGACAGGGTGTATGGGAGGTCACGAAGCCGCGTCCGTCTCCGCGACCTGCAATCGACGACTCGGTCAGTCGTCGGCCGGTCGGGTTCCCGACTCCTCCGGCGACGTCATCGTGGTCTCGGTGCCAGGTCTAGCGTCGCCGGAGCCGCCCGGAGGTTCCTCGAGGTCGGACCCGACGAGTTCAGCGAACGTCGCGTCGCCGTTGACCTCGTCGGCCAGCAGATCGACGGCCTCGACGAAGACGGCGACGATCAGCGGCCCGACGACGACGCCGATGGCGCCCAGCGTGAACAGCCCGCCGGTGAAGCCGACGAAGTAGAGGCTCCCGGGGAGGCCGGCGGAACGGCGGGCCAGTCGCGGTCGGACGGCGATGTCGGGGAGCCAGGCGACGAGGGCCATCCCGAGGACGCCGACGAGAAGTCCCGCGACGAGTTCGCCGACGGCGACGTGGTAGAGCGCGATCGGCGCGATCAGCAGACTGGGGCCGATCATCGGGATGAACTGCAAGATCGCGGCGAAGAAGGCGATCGTGAACGCCGCGTCGTAGCCGAGCAGCCAGAACAGCGGATAGGCGACGGCGAGCGTCGCGATCGACGTCGCGAACTGCAGGACGTAGATCGCGTACAGCGTCTCGCGGGCCCGCGTCGCGAGCGCGTAGACGACGTCCCGGTAGCCGTGGGGGACCGGCGCGATGGCCGCGCGACCGGCGGCGTCGGCTTTCAACAGCAGCGCGAACAGCACCATGACGAACAGCGCGAACTTGATCGCCAGCACCGGCAGCGCCGCAGCGAAGGAGACGGCCACGTCGCCGAGGGACTCGAGCGCGAGCGACCTGACTTCGGCGACGTCGATCGTGTGCGTGTAGCCCGCCACCGCGACGGGAACCTCGCGGGGGACTTCCTCGACGATCGTCTGGACCTGCTCGAACCGGAAGTAGAGCGCGACGACCAGCGGCGCGAAGACGGCGACGGTGCCGAGAAAGCCCAGCAGGGTCGCCGCGACGGCCGACAGCCACTCTGAGAGGCCGCGTCGGTGGAGCCAGCCCTGGACGGGCAACAGGACGTAAGCGACCGTCAGTGCAAACATGATCGTGCCGAGGACGTCGAGCAGAATTACACCGGTAACGAGGCCGAGTAGTGCGACGATACCCGCGAGCACGTACCGTCGGTCGTCGTCCGCAGTCGCGTTCGCTGTCACAGCCGAGACTCTCACCGGTGTGACAAAATCTTTCGGATCGGCGGAACAGCGAGGGCGACGGGGTCGCCGACCGGTGCGTCGCCACAGCGGACGGTTTCATGCGACCAGCGCGTCGCCGGCGACGGTCAGCCTCGAGCGACCGGCACCGACGAAATCCGCCGAACGTCTTCGCACCGTTCTTTCCGACTGAGAATAGACGGCGTCACTGAAGTACGAGAACCGCGGACTCCGTACCACCGGTTCGCGCGAGGCGATCGACGGAACGGCGACGGTTCGCGATCGTTTCGGGGACCACCGAGTGATCTCACGTAGCTATGGACGAATACACGCTCCTCATCGCGGCCGCGAACACGGCGACGCTCGTCACCGGCGGCGCCGTCGCCGCGCTGGCCTACCGGGCCTTCCGGCGAACGGGGTCGGCGGCGCTGCGAGCGGTCGCCATCGGCTTTAGCGTCATCGTCGTCGGCTCGATCGGCGGCGCGATCGCCCACGTCGGCGCCGACAACGTCGCGCTCGGCGTCGCGATCCAAAGCAGCTGTATCGCCGCCGGCTTCACGATTCTCCTGTACTCGCTGTACGCCGAGACGACAACGACAACGACGACGATCACGCTGAACCAGTCCGGATCCGAGTTCGACACCGAACTCGAGTCCGAGTTCGGCTCCGAGACCGAGTCCGGGCCTGGTTCCGACTCCGAGTCGGAATGAGTGACCGCGAGTCGATCGGGAAGCGCCGAGTCGAGAGTCGTCCCGGCTATTGCTCGAGTCGCCCTCGGAACCGCTCGAGGCCGACGTCGAGCATGTCCGGGCTGACGGGCTGGAACTCGCCGTCGTCGGGCAGGTACGGACGGACGGAGTCCCAGCTATCGCGGGCGTAGCGCTCGTCTAGGAGCACGCGGACACCGACGTCCTCGGGCGAGCGGATGACGCGACCGATGGCCTGCCGGGCCTTGCGCACCGCGGGAATCGTCAGCGCGTAGGTGAAGCCGTCGCCGAACTCGTCGTCGTAGGCCCGGCGGACGGCCTTCGTGCGCGGGCTCGAGGTGTTGACGATGGGGACGCCACAGACCACCGCGGCCGCGAGGCGGTCGCCGCTGTAGTCGACGCCCTCGGTCAGGGTCCCGCGGAGGCTGGTCACGAGGACCTTCCCGTCGCCGTCGAAGAACTCGCGTTTGAGCGCCTGCGTCGTCTCGTCGTCGCTGGCGGCGTCGAGCAAGACGGGTTTCTCGAGTCGCTCCTCCAAGACGCCGGCGAGCCAGTCGGCCTCCGCGTAGCTCGGCATTCCGACGAGGACGTTGCCCGGCAGTCGGCCGACCTTCGTGACGGCGTCGACGTACTGCCGTCGCGTC containing:
- a CDS encoding ABC transporter ATP-binding protein, with protein sequence MTTIELSDVTKRYGSETALEGLDLTVQSGEIYGFLGPNGAGKSTTINLILDFIRPTAGEVRVFGLDARAETLEIRNRTGILPEGVETYDRLTGRKHVEFAIESKNADDDADELLERVGIADAADRKAGGYSKGMAQRLMLATALVGEPDLLILDEPSTGLDPNAAREMREIIREENRRGATVFFSSHILGQVEAICDRVGILRNGELVAEDTIEGLRDSMPDRTRLRVELDRVPDDSGGALEAIRSVDGVSEVSADGTTLVVTCEDRAKSAVLRTIEEFGVTVDDFATDESSLEELFMAYTEGDARGMRP
- a CDS encoding ABC transporter ATP-binding protein, giving the protein MATSGTGGTAATTDDGTGTAVALEDVRKTYQLGEPVHALDGVSLEIPRGSYTAIMGPSGSGKSTLMNLVGCLDTPTAGTVVVDGEDVAALTDRERTTLRGTTVGFVFQTFNLMPRLNATENVALPQLFQGIDRERRRERARDLLERVGLADRADHLPNELSGGQRQRVALARALVNDPAIVLADEPSGNLDTDTEADILDLFGEFHDAGTTMVVVTHERHVAERAERIVHLLDGKIERIEILDESEGQRKDDPSSRDRTDSGADD
- a CDS encoding ABC transporter permease yields the protein MRALESLRLAWRSIRGHKLRSSLTTLGIVIGIAAVIAFVTLGASLQEGVLGDVSPDDRRNVYGWAAEPETEGGPLAGAQPVFSQDDLDEIEQREGVEAAYGYMPLSTQALAYEGEISPQSDALVAAGPPYIREDTLAEGRQFEQGEREAVINPAVAGQFEGDVSVGDELTIALQGGQRTTVTVVGITESSEGLSPFEGFEPSPRVYVPTDPFYTEDAAASFPSGDSGGANNDTDGNETETDGNSGNGTDADGANDADGADDALFLAIVVEAESTDDAAIERAKASARSYLESGESDAGALLDDGLEVRLQTSAELLQQLEDVLNLLQNFIVGIAAISLIVGSVGIANIMLVSVTERTREIGIMKAVGAQNREILGLFLAEAVVLGVIGAILGTVLGLVAGYLGAWYIDLPLVYPLEYVALAIVVGVLVGIFAGLYPAWRAARTDPIDALRYE
- a CDS encoding DUF5518 domain-containing protein codes for the protein MAPGRTLANAIVGAIVGVVLSFIPLSPVLGGVIAGFLEGPNARQGAVAGALAGALAFLPVAGFAMLGLGVLGFGMGIVEAPIEGFAIAALAIVGFGLVLFLYTVGLSLLGGYLGALLAREYPDQRRRTQETIGLSSERSRSFDASRPPDVRADSLRNRDSERERPGARESGSESETESDTERDRDVDPERF
- a CDS encoding AI-2E family transporter, which produces MTANATADDDRRYVLAGIVALLGLVTGVILLDVLGTIMFALTVAYVLLPVQGWLHRRGLSEWLSAVAATLLGFLGTVAVFAPLVVALYFRFEQVQTIVEEVPREVPVAVAGYTHTIDVAEVRSLALESLGDVAVSFAAALPVLAIKFALFVMVLFALLLKADAAGRAAIAPVPHGYRDVVYALATRARETLYAIYVLQFATSIATLAVAYPLFWLLGYDAAFTIAFFAAILQFIPMIGPSLLIAPIALYHVAVGELVAGLLVGVLGMALVAWLPDIAVRPRLARRSAGLPGSLYFVGFTGGLFTLGAIGVVVGPLIVAVFVEAVDLLADEVNGDATFAELVGSDLEEPPGGSGDARPGTETTMTSPEESGTRPADD